The following are encoded together in the Solea senegalensis isolate Sse05_10M unplaced genomic scaffold, IFAPA_SoseM_1 scf7180000015002, whole genome shotgun sequence genome:
- the LOC122761800 gene encoding protein phosphatase 1 regulatory inhibitor subunit 16B-like produces the protein MANHLELIQELQQLDKVPSLERLRAAQKRRTQQLKRWAVYEKEMQSKKRKAEKKGRSANHLQHGESKKHVSFAASVALLEASARNDPDE, from the coding sequence ATGGCCAACCATCTGGAGCTGAtccaggagctgcagcagctggacaaAGTGCCTAGTCTGGAGAGGCTGCGGGCGGCCCAGAAGCGTCGCACGCAGCAGCTGAAGAGATGGGCCGTGTACGAGAAGGAGATGCAGAGCAAGAAGCGAAAGGCAGAAAAGAAAGGACGCAGCGCTAACCATCTTCAGCATGGGGAGTCCAAGAAGCACGTGTCGTTTGCCGCCAGCGTGGCGCTTCTGGAGGCATCTGCCAGGAATGATCCAGACGAAG